In Salarias fasciatus unplaced genomic scaffold, fSalaFa1.1, whole genome shotgun sequence, a single window of DNA contains:
- the LOC115385307 gene encoding myeloid-associated differentiation marker homolog gives RPTKPLIAFPTSQLLWVRLAALVFTCVAFSVAAHGAELSHRGMADWCIFCWAFSFACTLLVLLVEQFGLQTRAPVSWSNFPITVACYAALLCLSASIIFPLFFLKDQYLRNEVRDHRIASTVFSCLAAVAYMGEVSLSKARPGEVASYMATAPGLLKVFQTFVACVIFILISDPVAYDHHAALKWCMAVYCICFILSMGVVVLCVGELTGCLPIPFSKFLSAYGLLAVVMYLTATVIWPVFQFDKSYGSRGRNSPRVIAAAVLTAFNFLLYLADLAYTAKLVFVTV, from the coding sequence CGTCCCACAAAGCCACTGATTGCATTTCCCAcgtcccagctgctgtgggtgcGGCTCGCCGCCCTGGTGTTCACCTGCGTGGCGTTCAGCGTGGCGGCGCACGGAGCCGAGCTGTCCCACAGGGGCATGGCCGACTGGTGCATCTTCTGCTGGGCGTTCAGCTTCGCCTGCacgctgctggtcctgctggtggaGCAGTTTGGCCTCCAGACCCGAGCTCCGGTGTCCTGGTCCAACTTCCCCATCACGGTCGCCTGCTACGCCGCGCTCCTCtgcctctcagcctccatcatctTCCCGCTCTTCTTCCTCAAGGACCAGTACCTCCGGAATGAGGTCCGGGACCACCGCATCGCCTCCACGGTCTTCTCCTGCCTGGCGGCGGTGGCCTACATGGGGGAGGTGAGTCTGTCCAAAGCCAGGCCCGGGGAGGTGGCGAGCTACATGGCCACGGCTCCAGGCCTGCTGAAGGTCTTCCAGACCTTCGTAGCCTGTGTCATCTTCATCCTGATCAGCGACCCCGTCGCCTACGACCACCACGCGGCCCTCAAGTGGTGCATGGCCGTCTACTGCATCTGCTTCATCCTGTCCATGGGCGTGGTGGTGCTGTGCGTGGGAGAGCTCACCGGCTGCCTCCCCATCCCCTTCTCCAAGTTCCTGTCGGCGTACGGGCTGCTGGCCGTCGTCATGTATCTGACGGCCACCGTCATCTGGCCCGTGTTCCAGTTCGACAAGAGCTACGGGAGCAGAGGCCGCAATTCCCCCAGGGTGATCGCCGCAGCCGTGCTCACCGCCTTCAACTTCCTGCTTTACCTCGCCGACCTGGCGTACACGGCCAAATTAGTGTTTGTCACCGTCTGA